From the Chitinophaga lutea genome, the window CTTGATATAGCGCACACCGGGATCCGTCTCCCTGCTGTACGAGCTTCCGAAAAACAGGTATTCCAACTCATCGTAGGCATATGTTGCACTTTCATATGACAGCAGTCCGCGGTCATTTTCCGTTGCTTCAACAACCACGGCCCCGGCGCCGTCGGCATAGATCATCGAGTCCCTGTCGTATCGATCAATTACACGGGACAGTGTTTCCGCCCCGACAACGAGGCAGCGCCTGGCCATTCCTGCTTTGATAAAAGCATTCGCCTGGATCATTCCCTCATTCCATCCCGGGCAGCCGAACAGGAGATCATATCCCACGCAGCGCGGGTTTTTGATTCGTAGTTTGTTCTTGACGCGCGAGGCCAGGCTCGGTACCGTATCAGACTGGATGCTGGCAAATCCGATATCCCCGTAATTATGGGCCATAATGATATAGTCGATGGTATCGCGGTCTATTCCAGCGTCATCAATTGCCCGCTGCGCAGCATGGAATGCCAGATCAGAAGCGACCAGGTGTTCGCTGGCGTACCGGCGTTCTTCTATGCCCGTTATATCTTTGAATTTCCCGATAACGGTTTCCGGAGATTGTACGGGATTCCCCTTGTCATCGAAAAAAACATGTTCCGAGAAGTCGCTATTTTTCACCACAACGTCCGGTACGTAGCTACCCGAGCCAATTATTCTAATATTCATAACATTATGGTATTTAATAGTATCCGAAAAAAAATATGCTCAGGACCAGTGGTGTTTTCCCATTGCTCTTGAACAAGTACTTAAGATACGCCGTTAAGCAGAAAGAATCCAATTTCTTTATTGAAAAAATATAGCAGGCGATTTTTATTCCATACGTGTATGAAAGGTTTATGCTGAAAAAATCCGTACCGGGCTGCGATCTGAACAACAACGAATCTCTTTACCGACAAACACTTTGGCTTCCCCAAACCCACCCATTTCAACTTTGGCACCCAAATTGTACTTACACCTTCAGACCATATTTTTAAACAAAAACATTGTGTATGAAAATGCTTAGAATTGTAGGCCTACTGCTGTTTGCAACCGTTATGATCACTGCCTGGACTTCCTGCAGCAAAAACACCGACCCCGCAGATGTAGACGTATTTGCCGGTACTTTCAGAGGAAGAATCGGGTACACTGACGCAGAAAAAAACATCTCCCAGGATAATGGCAGCGTTTTTGTCACTAAAATCAACACCCGCTACAATTTCCGGTTCTCAGACGGTATCCCGGATCTCACCGGCGTGGAATTCACCAAAAAAGACGATAACACCCTCGTGAGCACGGGCTCGGCAGGCACCGGGTTAATCACCATTAACAAAGACCGCCTGGTGATCGGGTTCCAGCGCGACGGTCGCAGCTGGACTGCCGATTGCGGACGATAAATCAACATGCAACTTATAACACGAAAAAGCCGGCACGTTCCGGCTTTTTTTGTGCCCTCCGGTGAAGTCGCTATTTTTACAGCATGAGCACGGAAAGAAAAAATCACTGGGAAAAAGTATACGAAACAAAAAGCCCGGCCGAAGTGAGCTGGACGCAGGCAATTCCGCAAACATCCCTCGATTTCATCAACGGGTTCGGCCTCCCCAAATCCGCACACATCATCGACGTCGGCGGCGGCGACAGCACGCTGGCCGATCACCTGCTCAACGAAGGATACGCTCACATCACCGTACTCGACATCTCGGCAAAGGCGCTCGACAAAGCAAAAACAAGGCTGGGAGAGAAGGCGGAGCAGATCCGATGGGTGGTGAGCGATATTACTTCCTTTGAAACTCCCGATACTTACGACATCTGGCACGACAGGGCGGCCTTTCACTTCCTCACCACGCCGGAACAAATCCACCGCTACGTCGCCATCGCGGCCGCAAAAGTGACCGGCTACCTCCTGATCGGCACATTCTCCGAAAACGGCCCCGAAAAATGCAGTGGCCTGCCCGTCCGGCGGTACAGCGAACAGGAACTGGCCGCGGTTTTTGAAAAGAATTTCGATAAGGTGCAGTGTATCACCGAAGATCACACCACGCCGTTCGGCACAAAGCAGCACTTCCTGTTTTGCACTTTCCGGAAGAAATAAACCTTTGCCCCTATATTATATGTACTACATAACATAACTGCCGGTCAGATAGTGTTCAGGCTACCGCCGTACCGACCTTCAGCGGCCGACACGCTAAATCAGCCCCCTTATGCCATATAGCCCCAATACCCGCACACGGTAACTTCCTGACCGTTAATAAAAAAAGTATTTGGATCAATAAAAAAACCGTCGCATATTTGATATGTCCTACATAAGGACTATTAGCCAAAACTCAACATTCCAGTTATGAATAAATCTCTACGTACCTGTACCAGGTTGTGCCTGTTTATCCTCACCGTTCTGCTCTCCGCAGCCGCGTTCGGACAGGCGAGGATCCTCAATGTTTCAGGAAAAGTGACGGACGAACTGGACGCCCCGGTGATCGGCGCCAGCATCCGCATTACGGGCACCCGGTTGGGCACCCTCACGGACAAAGACGGGCATTACACCCTCGCGGTGAGCCCCGCGGACTCGCTCGACTTCTCCTTCATCGGCTACAAAAGCGTGCGCTTCGCGGTGAAAAACCGGGTCGACATCAACGTCAAACTCGAAGCGGCGGCGGGCGGCCTTAATGAAGTGAGCATCGTGGGCTACGGCCAGCAGAAAAAGATCAGCGTGATCGGGGCGCAGTCGACCCTCAACGCGGAAGAACTGAAACTCCCCGTGCGCGACATCGCCAGCATGCTGGGCGGCCGCATCGCGGGCATGATCACCACCTCGCGCGGCGGCGGGCCGGGGCAGGATAACTCGGGTTTCCTCGTGCGCGGCGTGTCCACCTTCGGCACCAGCGTGCGCACACCGCTCATCATCATCGACGGCGTGCCGGACCGGGCGCTCAACGACGTGGATCCGGAAGACATCCAGACCTTCACCGTATTGAAAGACGCGGTATCCACCGCGGTATATGGTACCCGCGGCGCCAACGGCGTGATCATCATCACCACCAAAAAAGGGGTGGCGGGCAAACCTTCCGTAAAGGTGGAACTGAACCAGGGCATGACCCGGTTCGTACAGGTGCCGGAACTGCTCGACGCACCTACCTGGATGACGCTCTACAACGAAGCGCTCACCACCCGCGGGCGGGCGGCGCTGTACACGGACGAACGCATCAACCTGCACAGAACGGGGGCCGACAAGGACCTCTACCCGAACATGAACTGGTACGACGAGATTTTCCGCAAAGCGGGCATGACCCAGCGCGCGAACATCAACATCAGCGGCGGTTCCGATAAAGCGACGTATTACATCTCGGCGGGCTACTACGGGGAAACGGGCCTCGTCAAAAACGACCCGGAACAGACGGGGTACGATTCCAAATCGTACTACCGCCGCTACAACTTCACGGCGAACATCGGCGTGAACGTGACCAATACCACCCGGGTAGACCTCAATATTTCTTCTATCATCGACCGGCGCAACGGCCCCTGGAACGGGGACGGCAGCAATGCCTCCAACAACCTCTTCGCACAGGTGCTGCGCGTGCCGCCGCATATCATCCCTGGC encodes:
- a CDS encoding class I SAM-dependent methyltransferase encodes the protein MSTERKNHWEKVYETKSPAEVSWTQAIPQTSLDFINGFGLPKSAHIIDVGGGDSTLADHLLNEGYAHITVLDISAKALDKAKTRLGEKAEQIRWVVSDITSFETPDTYDIWHDRAAFHFLTTPEQIHRYVAIAAAKVTGYLLIGTFSENGPEKCSGLPVRRYSEQELAAVFEKNFDKVQCITEDHTTPFGTKQHFLFCTFRKK
- a CDS encoding 3-oxoacyl-ACP synthase III family protein translates to MNIRIIGSGSYVPDVVVKNSDFSEHVFFDDKGNPVQSPETVIGKFKDITGIEERRYASEHLVASDLAFHAAQRAIDDAGIDRDTIDYIIMAHNYGDIGFASIQSDTVPSLASRVKNKLRIKNPRCVGYDLLFGCPGWNEGMIQANAFIKAGMARRCLVVGAETLSRVIDRYDRDSMIYADGAGAVVVEATENDRGLLSYESATYAYDELEYLFFGSSYSRETDPGVRYIKMKGRKIYEFALNHVPLAMQACVDKAGIDISRVKKILIHQANEKMDEAIVARFYDLYKMTPPEGIMPMSIHKFGNSSVATIPTLYDLIMKGNLDTHAFSQDDIILFASVGAGMNINAFTYKV